The Actinomycetota bacterium region GCGCGCCATAGTTCGGGATCTGTGGCTCCTCGTGCAGGTTGCGCCCGAGCCCGTGCCCCACGTACTCGCGGACCACGGTGAACCCCGCCCCCTCGGCGACCTGCTGCACGGCGTGCGAGATGTCGGACAGCCGCTGCCCGGGCCTCACCTGGCGGATGCCGGCCCACAGCGACTCCTCGGTGGCTTTGAGCAGCCCCTGGACCTCCTCGGGCGGGGACTCCCCCGCGTAGAAGGTGGCGGCCGAGTCGGCGTGGTACCCGTCGTGGATCGCCCCGACGTCGATCTTCACCAGGTCCCCCTCCTCGATGCGGCGCGGACCCGGGATCCCGTGGACGACCTCTTCGTTGATCGAGATGCAGACGCTGCCGGGAAAGCCGCGGTACCCCTTGAACGAAGGCACGCAGCCGGCTGCGCGGATGACCTTCTCGACGACCGCGTCGACCTCGGACGTCCGGACACCCGGCCTCACGTGCTCCCGCGCCGCCTGAAGCGCGGTGGCCACCACCTTGCCGGCCGAACGCATCCGGTCGAGCTCGTCCGGCGACTTCTTGATGATCACGGTGTCGCGCCGGCCATCAAGGACCCGCCTCGATGGCCTTGTCTATCCGTTCGGAGACGAGCTCCATGCCGTCCATGCCGTCCACCGTCACCACCAGACCCTGCTTGTCGTAGTGGTGGATCAGCTCCTCGGTGTCGCGGTGGTACACCTCGAGCCTGTGCATCACGGTGTCCGGCTGATCGTCGGTCCTGGTCACAAGGGGGGAACCGTCGTCGTCGCACTTCTCGTCGTCGGCCGGCGGGTTGTAGATCATGTGGTACGGGTGCTGGCAGACGGGACACATCCGCCGTCCCGTCAGGCGCCGGACGACCTCCTCGTCGGTCGCCGTGAGGTGCACCACGATGTCCAGCGGCCTGCTCGCCTCTTGCAGCGCCAGGTCCAGCGCCCCGGCCTGCGTGACCGTGCGGGGGAAACCGTCCAGGACGAAGTGTTCCGCGTCCGCAGAGTCGATCCGGGCGGATATGAAATGGATCATCAGCTCGTCGGGGACGAGGTCGCCGCGCTCCACATAGTCCCGGACCTGGTCGCCCACAACGGAGTGGTCGGCCATGGCCTGGCGCAGGAGCTCGCCCGACGCGATGTGGGGGACCCCCAGGCGCTCGGCGAGACGCCGGGCCTGGGTGCCCTTCCCCGCGCCAGGAGGGCCCACCATCAGCAGCCGCACGATAGGCATCCTTTTCGGCGAGGCGGTGTCGGGCGCTACTTGAGGAAGCCCTCGTAGTTGCGCATGAGGAGCTGGGACTCGATCTGTCGCATGGTCTCGAGCGCCACACCCACCGCGATCAGTATCGTCGTCCCGCCGAACGGGAACGTCTGCGCGGGCAGTCCCGTGATGACGGCTATGACGGATGGGACCACCGCAACCAGCGCGAGAAAGAGGCTTCCGGGGACCGTGAGCCGCGTGAGGACCTTGTTCAGATACTCGGCGGTCGGGCGGCCGGGTCGAATCCCGGGGATAAAGCCGCCGTACTTGCGGATGTAGTCCGCCTGCTGCGTCGGGTTGAACGTGATCGCCACGTAGAAGAACGTGAACAGCAGGATGAGGATGGCGTAAAGGACGATGTACGGCACCGTGGCCGGGTTGACGAACCACCTCTCGACGAACTCGCGCATCCCCTTCCAGGGGGCGGCGCTGGAGACCAGCACGGGGATGTACAGAACAGAGGACGCGAAGATGATCGGGATGACACCGGCCTGGTTGACCTTGATCGGTATGTAGGTGGACCCGCCCCCGGTCATCCTGCGTCCGACGATCCGTTTCGCGTACTGGACCGGGATTCGGCGCTGGCCCTGCTCGACGAGCACGATTGCCACCACGATCATCAGCCCGATCAAAAGGAAGATGACGGACCCGATGATCTTCAACTGCTCGTAGACCGCGGCGCCCTGGCCCGGGAGCCCGGCGATGATCCCGGCAAAGATCAGCAGCGACATGCCGTTGCCTATGCCGCGCTGGGTTATGAGCTCACCCAGCCACATGATCAGGCCGGTGCCCGCGGTCAGCGTCAGGACGATGAGCGCCACCCTCGGTGGAGTGAAGTTAGGGACGACATCCGCCCCCACCGGGGAGTTCTCCGGGCTGTGGAACAGGAACACGAGGCCCGTCGACTGGATCAGGGCCAGGACGATCGTCAGGTAACGCGTGAACTTCGTGATCTGCCGGTGACCGACCTCGCCCTGCTTCTGCCACTCCTCGAGCCGGGGGATGACCACGGCGAGCAGCTGCATGATGATCGAGGACGTGATGTACGGCATGATGCCCAGCGCGAAGATGGCGAAGTTGGTGAGCGCCCCTCCCGAGAACAGGTTCAGGAAAGCGGCGACTCCTCCGACCTGCTGGCGCTGCTCGATCTGGCGGTTCAGCGTCGCCAGGTCGATCCCAGGGACGGGGATGTGGGCGCCGAGCCTGAAGACGGCCAGGATGAAGAAGGTGAAAAGCAGCTTGCGCCTGAGATCCGGGACCTTGAACGCGTTGCGCAGCGCCGTCAGCACGTCCTAGATCACCTCGGCCGTGCCGCCCGCATGCTGAATCTTGTCGACGGCCTGCTTTGAGAACGCGTTGGCGCGGATCGTCAGGGACTTGCTGATGTCGCCTTGGCCGAGGACCTTCACGGGCATCCGCTTCCGAACGAGCCCCCGCCGGCGCAGCTCGTCGGGGTCGATCACAGACCCGCCCTCGAACGCGCTTTCGAGCCGGGCCAGGTTGACCACAGCGTATTCCACGCGGTTTCTGGAAGTGAACCCGCCCCACTTGGGCAAACGGCGCTGCAGGGGCATTTGACCTCCGGCGAAAGCAGCGGGAACCTGCCCGCGCGCCTTCGTGCCCTTCATTCCGCGTCCCGAGGTCTTGCCGAGTCCGGAGGACTCGCCGCGACCAACTCTCTTGGACCTGTGCGTCGCCCCCTTGGCGGGGCGGAGGTCGTGAATCTTCATGAGCTCCCTCCGGACTCGCCGTTCTCGGGCTCGACCTTGACCAGGTGCCTGACCTTGAAAGCCATCCCGCGCAGCGACGGGGTGTCCTCATGCACGACGCTCTGCCCGATCTTGCGCAGGCCCAGCGAGCGAACGGTTCTGCGCTGGCCGTCGGGACACCCGATGACGCTTCGGAACTGTGTGATACGGATCCTGGGCATCACGAACCGTCTTTCGCGGGCTCGGCGCCGTCGCCTGCGGGCTGCGGCTCCGACGCGGCTTCGGGAGCCGCGCCCTTGGTCTTCGCCGCTTCCATCCGGCGCAGCATGACCCTGGGAGCCACCTGCTCGAGTGACTTGCCCCGCACCCTGGCGACCTCCTCTGGACGACGCAGCGACTTGAGGCCCTCCATCGTCGCGTGAACCACGTTGATCGGATTGTTCGTGCCGAGGATCTTCGCCAGGCAGTCCTCTACCCCCGCACACTCCAGCACGGCGCGAACCGGTCCCCCAGCGATGACCCCCGTACCCGGGGCCGCAGGCTTGAGCATCACGCGTGCCGCTCCGTGGGCGCCGATGACCTCGTGGGGGATGGTCGCGCCGATCATCGGGACGGTGAACATCGACCGCTTCGCGTACTCCTTGGCCTTGTCGATCGCCGCGGGCACCTCCTTGGCCTTGCCGTAGCCCATGCCGACGCGGCCCGCCTTGTCGCCGACGACCATCGTCGCGGTGAAGGAGAACCGGCGGCCGCCCTTCTGGACCTT contains the following coding sequences:
- the rpsE gene encoding 30S ribosomal protein S5, encoding MSAQRRSDAGRGRRRDRDQADDGRPQLEDRLIGRPNRVAKVQKGGRRFSFTATMVVGDKAGRVGMGYGKAKEVPAAIDKAKEYAKRSMFTVPMIGATIPHEVIGAHGAARVMLKPAAPGTGVIAGGPVRAVLECAGVEDCLAKILGTNNPINVVHATMEGLKSLRRPEEVARVRGKSLEQVAPRVMLRRMEAAKTKGAAPEAASEPQPAGDGAEPAKDGS
- the rpmD gene encoding 50S ribosomal protein L30, producing MPRIRITQFRSVIGCPDGQRRTVRSLGLRKIGQSVVHEDTPSLRGMAFKVRHLVKVEPENGESGGSS
- the rplO gene encoding 50S ribosomal protein L15 codes for the protein MKIHDLRPAKGATHRSKRVGRGESSGLGKTSGRGMKGTKARGQVPAAFAGGQMPLQRRLPKWGGFTSRNRVEYAVVNLARLESAFEGGSVIDPDELRRRGLVRKRMPVKVLGQGDISKSLTIRANAFSKQAVDKIQHAGGTAEVI
- the map gene encoding type I methionyl aminopeptidase produces the protein MIIKKSPDELDRMRSAGKVVATALQAAREHVRPGVRTSEVDAVVEKVIRAAGCVPSFKGYRGFPGSVCISINEEVVHGIPGPRRIEEGDLVKIDVGAIHDGYHADSAATFYAGESPPEEVQGLLKATEESLWAGIRQVRPGQRLSDISHAVQQVAEGAGFTVVREYVGHGLGRNLHEEPQIPNYGAPGRGPKLEPGMALAIEPMVNAGGWETEVLADEWTVVTADRSLSAHFEHSVAVTDGDPLVLTLP
- a CDS encoding adenylate kinase; protein product: MRLLMVGPPGAGKGTQARRLAERLGVPHIASGELLRQAMADHSVVGDQVRDYVERGDLVPDELMIHFISARIDSADAEHFVLDGFPRTVTQAGALDLALQEASRPLDIVVHLTATDEEVVRRLTGRRMCPVCQHPYHMIYNPPADDEKCDDDGSPLVTRTDDQPDTVMHRLEVYHRDTEELIHHYDKQGLVVTVDGMDGMELVSERIDKAIEAGP
- the secY gene encoding preprotein translocase subunit SecY, translating into MLTALRNAFKVPDLRRKLLFTFFILAVFRLGAHIPVPGIDLATLNRQIEQRQQVGGVAAFLNLFSGGALTNFAIFALGIMPYITSSIIMQLLAVVIPRLEEWQKQGEVGHRQITKFTRYLTIVLALIQSTGLVFLFHSPENSPVGADVVPNFTPPRVALIVLTLTAGTGLIMWLGELITQRGIGNGMSLLIFAGIIAGLPGQGAAVYEQLKIIGSVIFLLIGLMIVVAIVLVEQGQRRIPVQYAKRIVGRRMTGGGSTYIPIKVNQAGVIPIIFASSVLYIPVLVSSAAPWKGMREFVERWFVNPATVPYIVLYAILILLFTFFYVAITFNPTQQADYIRKYGGFIPGIRPGRPTAEYLNKVLTRLTVPGSLFLALVAVVPSVIAVITGLPAQTFPFGGTTILIAVGVALETMRQIESQLLMRNYEGFLK